One part of the Desulfonema ishimotonii genome encodes these proteins:
- a CDS encoding DUF3987 domain-containing protein: protein MSQKPENVNLDIENIEAMVNAIVETEKETYQDEWSFARECFPRSDFPWDVLPHGIDASLKQLARSCATSPLSLPGAAMTILSSTIGRKIDVSPKRSWKEPLIFWMVDIRESGEGKTHAARKLCNVLYDAQRQADKEYAERCEEEQAKPPKERKPVPRPKGFYTTSLTLEGLNHELSGHPTGGIVGVFDELSSFISGQNQYKSKGSDRESWLCLWDGKSARIIRAAASVSITGSRVNLFGGTQPKVWKQIFSSDKGIYLDDGTVFRFLPVYGGGGYCPLTDESWSEENQKAWEDTLLFALKWAGNQEETKSIVFDQEARNALTDWRNDLYADMDRLPEPIRGFIPKTISYAIRFSGILHCLEYFSIRTEPAPVIPVKTVQQGIRTATFYMGQTVDAMKALLHDEPHHVGRIPDEQALRLASALERLRPDTDNDRLAVGYIQEAYNADLPPVRQIRTSRAMGGIIRSCGLEVKPGKHNANGKRAVKCLSWNQKTETFLKQSLQCLQSLQSHS from the coding sequence ATGTCACAAAAACCTGAAAATGTCAACCTTGATATTGAAAATATTGAAGCAATGGTCAACGCCATAGTCGAGACGGAAAAAGAAACCTATCAGGATGAATGGAGTTTTGCCAGGGAATGCTTTCCCCGCTCTGATTTCCCCTGGGATGTTTTGCCCCACGGTATTGATGCCAGTCTGAAACAGTTGGCCCGGAGTTGCGCCACAAGCCCCTTGTCATTGCCTGGGGCTGCAATGACGATATTGTCAAGCACCATCGGCAGGAAGATTGACGTTTCCCCCAAACGGTCTTGGAAGGAACCGCTTATTTTTTGGATGGTGGACATAAGGGAGTCAGGGGAGGGGAAAACACATGCAGCAAGAAAGCTGTGTAACGTGCTGTATGATGCCCAAAGACAGGCCGACAAGGAATATGCCGAACGGTGTGAGGAAGAACAGGCGAAACCGCCAAAGGAGCGAAAGCCGGTTCCCAGGCCGAAAGGCTTTTACACAACAAGTCTGACTTTGGAGGGACTGAACCACGAATTATCGGGCCATCCGACAGGCGGAATTGTCGGCGTTTTTGATGAACTTTCAAGCTTTATCTCAGGGCAGAATCAGTACAAGAGCAAGGGCAGCGACCGGGAATCATGGTTGTGTCTGTGGGATGGAAAATCAGCGCGTATTATCCGGGCTGCTGCAAGTGTATCTATCACCGGATCGAGGGTGAATCTTTTCGGCGGTACACAGCCCAAAGTATGGAAGCAGATTTTTTCATCAGACAAGGGCATTTACCTGGATGACGGAACAGTCTTTCGGTTTCTTCCTGTTTATGGTGGCGGGGGGTATTGCCCTCTGACTGATGAATCATGGTCAGAAGAGAATCAGAAGGCGTGGGAAGATACGCTGTTATTTGCCCTGAAATGGGCAGGGAATCAGGAAGAGACAAAGAGCATTGTCTTTGATCAGGAGGCCCGGAACGCTCTTACAGACTGGCGTAATGACCTTTACGCAGACATGGACAGATTGCCGGAGCCTATCCGGGGGTTCATCCCGAAAACAATTTCATACGCTATCCGGTTTTCCGGGATTCTGCATTGTCTGGAATATTTCAGCATTAGGACCGAACCGGCCCCGGTTATCCCGGTTAAAACCGTTCAACAGGGAATCAGGACGGCGACGTTTTATATGGGGCAGACCGTGGACGCCATGAAAGCATTGCTGCATGATGAACCGCATCATGTGGGGCGTATCCCGGATGAACAGGCGCTCCGGCTGGCAAGCGCCCTTGAACGTCTCAGGCCGGATACTGACAACGACCGTTTGGCGGTCGGTTATATTCAGGAAGCCTACAACGCAGATTTACCCCCGGTGCGACAAATCAGAACGTCAAGGGCTATGGGCGGCATTATCCGTTCATGTGGTCTGGAAGTGAAACCAGGCAAACATAACGCAAACGGGAAACGGGCCGTGAAGTGCCTTTCATGGAATCAAAAAACAGAAACCTTCCTTAAACAAAGTCTGCAATGTCTGCAAAGTCTGCAAAGCCATAGCTGA
- a CDS encoding primase-helicase zinc-binding domain-containing protein — protein sequence MLMNLIESDGIQVRKQAGTNGGEYAGPCPFCGGEDRFRVWPEQGRYWCRVCGAKGDAIQYLRDKHGKGYLEACQGLGIEPKKYQNTKHNHSVVRPKEVRETKHGKSQEWQKQAMSFLKWSQEQLQGNQKAREYLASRGIKDTSFFGWNPKDIWQDRSKWGLPPETNQKTGKPKKVWLPSGIVIPSFAGEQLERIRIRRSDTDQNKYIWVSGSIGKPLILGQNRQAWVIVESELDGYLIHQHAGDIVSVMALGSAQQKPDQISFAMLIKADMVLIALDTDEAGAKGSRNFWENMPNGKRWPVPVGKDPGEMYQAGIPVRKWIEAGLNKPQPKEAGQPGQHVISVITDNYPAFQGWTAKELRAWKRCLECDWCWKENGVHICLKQKEARIDVAFKTCSFQRP from the coding sequence ATGCTGATGAATCTCATTGAATCGGACGGAATTCAGGTCAGAAAACAGGCCGGAACGAACGGGGGAGAATATGCCGGGCCATGTCCTTTCTGTGGTGGTGAGGACCGTTTCAGGGTATGGCCGGAACAGGGCCGGTATTGGTGTCGGGTATGCGGGGCAAAAGGGGACGCCATACAATATCTGAGGGATAAGCACGGCAAAGGGTATCTGGAAGCCTGCCAGGGCCTGGGCATCGAACCTAAAAAATATCAGAATACCAAACACAACCATTCGGTTGTCAGGCCAAAAGAAGTTAGGGAAACCAAACATGGTAAATCTCAGGAATGGCAGAAGCAGGCCATGTCATTTCTGAAATGGAGTCAGGAACAGTTACAGGGCAACCAGAAGGCGCGGGAATATCTGGCAAGCAGGGGGATAAAAGACACATCTTTCTTTGGATGGAATCCCAAAGACATTTGGCAGGACCGGTCAAAGTGGGGGTTGCCACCGGAGACGAACCAGAAGACCGGAAAACCCAAAAAGGTTTGGTTGCCGTCCGGGATAGTCATTCCCTCCTTTGCCGGGGAACAGCTTGAACGGATCAGAATCAGGCGATCTGACACAGATCAGAATAAATATATCTGGGTATCAGGAAGCATCGGAAAGCCTCTGATACTTGGCCAGAACAGACAAGCATGGGTGATTGTGGAATCAGAGCTTGACGGGTATCTCATTCATCAGCACGCCGGGGACATAGTGTCTGTAATGGCGCTTGGAAGCGCACAACAAAAGCCGGATCAGATTTCTTTTGCCATGCTGATAAAGGCCGATATGGTGCTGATAGCCCTTGATACGGATGAAGCCGGGGCAAAGGGTTCAAGGAATTTCTGGGAGAATATGCCGAACGGCAAACGCTGGCCTGTTCCGGTCGGCAAAGATCCTGGGGAAATGTATCAGGCCGGAATACCTGTCAGGAAATGGATAGAGGCCGGGCTGAATAAACCCCAGCCAAAAGAAGCCGGTCAACCTGGGCAGCATGTCATATCCGTTATCACGGACAATTACCCGGCCTTTCAGGGATGGACAGCCAAAGAGTTACGGGCGTGGAAACGCTGTCTTGAATGTGATTGGTGCTGGAAAGAGAACGGTGTGCATATCTGTCTGAAACAAAAAGAAGCCCGGATTGACGTTGCGTTTAAGACTTGTAGTTTTCAGAGGCCATAA